The Drechmeria coniospora strain ARSEF 6962 chromosome 02, whole genome shotgun sequence genome has a segment encoding these proteins:
- a CDS encoding proline oxidase, whose product MAGLGKGKLSPTACRPLFSRPSRGSSISSAKAMNTLHPSARAAPVSPLSALPPGALYRSLFVHSVSSRPWLLGPAISFLSFLCQPKRGFLVDVNRNKALAWIMKQTVYKQFCAGETLAETKATMKGMRDMGFRGTIITLATETLFDHEKNAAHGLGVGTAGVEAGSGHCPAITSWLGRTLGAVGLLGEGDQLAIKLTGAGPLVTDALAGRERLPKQMLDALDEISVLCKQKQASILIDAESQLYQFGILDVGLDLMQRFNRDGHAVIYSTYQAYLKSTPATIAQHLAAAAEGGYTLGLKLVRGAYLATDKRSLMHDTKQDTDDAYNSIALGALRRELGGFGGEGKVDFPSVHLMLCGHNKESVFAAHALHQRRLDQGLPTVPVGFAQLQGMSDELSLGLLLRRKEGEASSTKGPDVYKCSTWGGLGECLGYLARRAAENRDAASRTQDEYRALKRENRLAVTQLADIVRLADPVTGPSVRPSDLTSPLHLPPPLHLPPPLHLPPPFHLPPPLHLPPPFLVLTRLLCTALVLDPTRFITMASNGAVKTSSSIPRVPPAGVWCPAVTYFLPDSDDIDLEAQSLYFAHLARSGLTGLVIMGTNSEAFLLTREERSRIVSAARAAVGANFPLMAGVGAHSTKQTLQLAEDAAKAGANYLLVLPPAYFGKATTMAVVKRFFAEVAAKAPLPVVIYNFPGVCNGVDLDSETITDIVRQSAQANPDGISNVVGVKLTCGSVGKITRLAATFPSDEFATFGGQSDFLIGGLAAGSAGCVAAFANVFPALTSEIYRLYKAGRFDEAMRWQRLAALAESPCKSGIAATKFAVACYSAKLAGIDDAERKLRPRHPYEEVAEATKMTVRKTMAAASEAQGSLQG is encoded by the exons ATGGCCGGCCTCGGGAAAGGCAAgctctcgccgacggcctgcaGGCCTCTCTTCTCCCGTCCGTCTCGCGGttcgtccatctcgtcggcaaaggcgaTGAACACGTTGCATCcgtcggcgagagcggcgcCGGTCTCTCCGCTCTCCGCCCTCCCCCCCGGCGCTCTCTACCGGTCCCTCTTCGTCCACTCCGTCTCCTCGCGCCCCTGGCTCCTCGGGCCCGCCATCTCTTTCCTGTCCTTTCTCTGCCAGCCGAAAAGGGGCTTCCTCGTAGACGTCAATCGCAACAAGGCGCTCGCGTGGATCATGAAGCAAACCGTCTACAAGCAGTTTTGCGCCGGAGAAACGCTGGCCgagacgaaggcgacgatgaagggCATGAGAGACATGGGCTTCCGGGGCACCATCATCACGCTCGCGACGGAAACGCTCTTTGACCACGAAAAGAACGCGGCACATGGTCTGGGCGTCGGGACAGCCGGAGTCGAAGCTGGGTCGGGACACTGTCCGGCCATTACCTCCTGGCTTGGGAGGACTCTCGGGGCCGTTGGTCTGCTCGGCGAAGGAGACCAACTGGCCATCAA ACTCACCGGCGCCGGACCGCTCGTGACGGATGCCCTCGCCGGTCGGGAGCGACTACCGAAGCAGATGCTCGACGCTCTCGACGAAATCAGCGTGCTGTGCAAGCAAAAGCAGGCGAGCATCCTCATCGATGCGGAATCTCAGCTCTACCAATTCGGCATCTtggacgtcggcctcgacctgaTGCAACGGTTCAACCGAGATGGCCACGCCGTCATCTACAGCACCTACCAGGCATACCTGAAGAGCACGCCGGCGACCATTGCCCAGCAccttgccgccgcggccgagggagggTACACGCTTGGGCTGAAGCTCGTCAGGGGTGCCTATCTGGCGACAGACAAGCGGAGCCTCATGCACGACACCAAGCAGGATACGGATGACGCTTACAACAGCATCGCGCTTGGAGCGCTCCGCCGCGAGCTCGGGGGattcggcggcgagggcaaagTCGACTTTCCCTCGGTCCACCTCATGCTCTGCGGACACAACAAGGAGAGCGTCTTTGCCGCCCACGCGCTGCACCAACGTCGCCTGGACCAGGGACTCCCCACCGTGCCCGTCGGCTTTGCTCAGCTGCAGGGCATGTCGGACGAGCTGAGCTTGGGTCTCCTTCTCCGGCGCAAGGAAGGCGAAGCGTCCTCGACGAAGGGGCCCGACGTCTACAAATGCTCAACGTGGGGCGGCTTGGGCGAGTGCTTGGGTTACCTCGCTCGAAGAGCAGCGGAGAACAGGGATGCGGCGTCGAGAACGCAAGATGAATACAGGGCACTGAAGAGAGAG AATCGTCTGGCCGTCACGCAACTCGCCGATATCGTTCGTCTGGCAGACCCAGTGACCGGCCCGTCTGTCCGTCCGTCTGACCTCACCTCACCACTCCATCTCCCACCACCTCTCCATCTCCCACCACCTCTCCATCTCCCACCACCTTTCCATCTCCCACCACCTCTCCATCTCCCACCACCATTCCTCGTCCTGACACGTCTCCTCTGCACGGCTCTTGTCCTCGATCCCACACGTTTCATCACCATGGCGTCCAACGGTGCCGTCAAgacatcgtcgtccatcCCTCGGGTGCCCCCGGCGGGTGTCTGGTGTCCAGCCGTGACGTACTTTTTGCCCGACTCCGACGATATCGACTTGGAGGCCCAGTCTCTCTACTTTGCCCATCTTGCTCGCTCCGGCCTCACGGGCCTCGTCATCATGGGCACCAACTCGGAGGCCTTTCTTCTCACGCGCGAGGAGCGGTCCCGaatcgtctcggccgcccgggccgccgtcggagccAACTTCCCCctcatggccggcgtcggcgcccattcgacgaagcagacgcttcagctcgccgaggacgcggccaaggcgggcgCAAACtacctcctcgtcctgccgCCGGCCTACTTTGGCAAGGCGACGACCATGGCCGTGGTGAAGCGCTTCTtcgccgaggtcgccgccaaggcaccgctgcccgtcgtcatctACAACTTCCCCGGCGTCTGCAACGGCGTCGATCTCGACTCGGAAACCATCACGGACATTGTACGTCAGAGCGCTCAGGCAAATCCCGACGGCATCTCCAACGTCGTCGGTGTGAAACTCACCTGCGGCTCCGTCGGCAAGATTACTCGTCTTGCCGCGACGTTTCCATCTGACGAGTTCGCCACGTTCGGGGGACAGTCCGACTTTCTCATCGGggggctcgccgccggcagcgcaggatgcgtcgccgcctttgccAACGTCTTTCCCGCCCTCACCTCCGAGATATATCGGCTCTACAAGGCGGGCCGGTTTGATGAAGCCATGCGGTGGCAGAGGCTGGCGGCCCTGGCGGAAAGCCCCTGCAAGAGTGGCATCGCGGCCACCAAGTTTGCCGTCGCCTGTTACTCGGCCAAGCTGgcgggcatcgacgacgccgagcgaaAGCTGCGGCCGAGGCATCCATACGAGgaggtcgccgaggccaccAAGATGACTGTGAggaagacgatggcggcagCGTCCGAGGCTCAAGGCTCGCTGCAAGGTTGA